A stretch of the Haloplanus aerogenes genome encodes the following:
- a CDS encoding NUDIX domain-containing protein has product MTHVVTCFLRHRTAILLGRRSDAVGTYTGRWAGVSGYVEGDPADAERDARREIREETGRTDATLVRTGDPVDVVDGERTWTVHPFLFDVEDRTVEPNEEIAAHEWVSPPAILNRPTVPGLWDAYAAVAPTVETVASDETHGSAWISVRALDILRDRAAVTDSTDAVEAVARELRDARPSMAALANRVNRVMATGERAPQAVAKRADEAAEAALDADADAAALAAERCGESVATLSRSGTVLAALREAEPTVLIGESRPACEGTDVAAALADEGLDVTLTTDAALASELADRDVDSILVGADAVLADGSVVNKVGTRSLALAAASEDVPVYVVAAVDKVRADEEMYGETGDATALYDGDAPVTVANPIFERTPADLVDGVLTERGVLDADGIRDVAAEHRENATWNGGNGASVGDRE; this is encoded by the coding sequence ATGACCCACGTCGTCACCTGTTTCCTCCGCCACCGGACGGCGATCCTGCTCGGCCGCCGGAGCGACGCCGTCGGCACGTACACCGGTCGCTGGGCGGGCGTCTCGGGCTACGTCGAGGGCGACCCCGCCGACGCCGAACGGGACGCCCGCCGAGAGATTCGCGAGGAGACGGGACGGACGGACGCGACGCTCGTCCGCACCGGCGACCCCGTCGACGTGGTGGACGGGGAGCGGACGTGGACGGTCCACCCGTTCCTGTTCGACGTTGAGGATCGCACGGTCGAGCCGAACGAGGAAATCGCTGCCCACGAGTGGGTGTCGCCGCCGGCGATCCTGAACCGGCCCACGGTCCCCGGTCTCTGGGACGCCTACGCCGCCGTCGCGCCGACCGTCGAGACGGTGGCAAGCGACGAGACGCACGGCTCGGCGTGGATCTCGGTGCGCGCGCTCGACATCCTGCGGGATCGGGCGGCCGTGACCGACTCGACCGACGCCGTCGAAGCGGTCGCCCGCGAGTTGCGGGACGCCCGGCCGAGCATGGCCGCCCTGGCCAACCGCGTGAACCGGGTGATGGCGACGGGCGAACGGGCGCCGCAGGCGGTGGCGAAACGGGCCGACGAGGCGGCCGAAGCGGCGCTCGACGCCGACGCCGACGCCGCGGCGCTCGCGGCCGAGCGGTGCGGCGAGTCGGTCGCCACGCTCTCGCGATCGGGGACCGTCCTCGCCGCCCTCCGCGAGGCCGAGCCGACGGTCCTGATCGGGGAATCCCGCCCTGCCTGCGAGGGGACGGACGTGGCGGCAGCGCTGGCCGACGAGGGGCTAGACGTGACGCTGACGACGGACGCGGCCCTGGCGAGCGAACTCGCCGACCGGGACGTGGACAGCATCCTCGTCGGCGCCGACGCCGTCCTCGCGGACGGGAGCGTCGTCAACAAGGTTGGCACCCGGAGCCTCGCGCTCGCGGCCGCCAGCGAAGACGTGCCGGTGTACGTCGTCGCCGCCGTGGACAAGGTGCGGGCGGACGAGGAGATGTACGGTGAGACGGGCGACGCGACCGCTCTCTACGACGGTGACGCACCCGTCACCGTCGCGAATCCCATCTTCGAGCGGACACCCGCGGATCTGGTGGACGGCGTGCTCACCGAGCGCGGCGTCCTCGACGCCGACGGTATTCGGGACGTGGCGGCGGAACACCGAGAAAATGCGACGTGGAACGGGGGGAATGGAGCGTCAGTCGGGGATCGTGAGTAA